The following coding sequences are from one Bufo bufo chromosome 2, aBufBuf1.1, whole genome shotgun sequence window:
- the LOC120991865 gene encoding uncharacterized protein LOC120991865 has protein sequence MSLLLALGVLVLGFHHLHSLPSSWPPLYPTARLRGEHVLKCPLEANNISWTFPRKICVKDATNQKTLHLHRLDHRCTGFYTCTNAQNNSHKYSGYLLIDEGPLMFSCIVDSYTSSVLRCTLAEEIIGPSLVRMKSKSSKMDQDWKIIKVPQGRHERLLFDIPLPGFCPFEEQVDPIHVFMEFMSKSEYMSGHRTFYLRDVVLPRAPENVSVTREQIIWSNPSWTHQLSFFPLVFELWVNYRNNTNVTRTTEEQNHNVKDVCTFSVRCRDLYNPSSWSSWTPPLDITVCRKTTIS, from the exons ATGTCTCTCTTGCTCGCTCTTGGCGTCTTGGTCTTAGGATTCCACCATCTTCATTCCCTTCCGAGTTCCTGGCCGCCGCTCT ACCCCACTGCCAGATTGAGGGGCGAGCATGTCCTCAAGTGTCCGCTAGAAGCTAACAACATATCCTGGACTTTTCCACGTAAGATCTGTGTAAAAGATGCGACCAATCAGAAGACACTCCACCTGCACCGCCTGGATCACCGCTGCACCGGCTTCTACACCTGCACCAATGCCCAGAACAACAGCCACAAGTACTCCGGGTACTTGCTGATAGATGAAG GGCCCTTGATGTTCTCCTGCATTGTGGATTCTTACACCAGCTCTGTCCTACGCTGTACACTAGCCGAAGAAATCATTGGCCCAAGCCTGGTACGAATGAAGTCCAAAAG CTCCAAGATGGACCAAGACTGGAAGATAATAAAGGTCCCACAGGGCAGGCATGAGCGACTTTTGTTTGACATTCCTCTTCCTGGTTTCTGTCCTTTTGAAGAGCAGGTGGATCCCATCCATGTGTTTATGGAGTTCATGTCAAAAAGTGAATATATGAGTGGACACAGGACCTTCTATCTGAGAGATGTTG TATTGCCCAGGGCCCCGGAGAATGTTTCTGTCACCAGAGAGCAGATTATTTGGTCTAACCCATCTTGGACGCATCAATTATCTTTCTTCCCCCTGGTGTTTGAGCTCTGGGTCAACTATCGTAACAACACCAAC GTGACCAGGACAACAGAGGAACAAAATCACAATGTGAAGGATGTATGTACTTTCAGTGTACGCTGCAGAGATCTCTATAACCCTTCATCATGGAGCTCCTGGACCCCACCActggacatcactgtgtgtagaaAAACTACTATATCTTAG